In Oreochromis niloticus isolate F11D_XX linkage group LG18, O_niloticus_UMD_NMBU, whole genome shotgun sequence, one genomic interval encodes:
- the ubxn7 gene encoding UBX domain-containing protein 7 produces the protein MRLIYVVVCGGKMAALGDTSAPGVNGLIQQFTAITGATESVGKHMLEACNNNLEMAVTMFLDGGGIAEEPSTSSSSAASSSRAPSTDEVRAPIPQKQDILVEPEPLFGVPKRRRPARSIFDGFRDFQTETIRQEQELRNGGTVDKKLSTLADLFRPPIELMHKGSFETAKDCGQMENKWLMINIQNVQDFACQCLNRDVWSNDSVKTIIREHFIFWQVYHDSEEGQRYIQFYKLNKFPYISILDPRTGQKMVEWNQLDVASFLEQATGFLAEHGQLDGPSCHAPPAKRARSESLIDASEDSQLEAAIRASLQETHYESSNVPEPPDSPRSDDESDAEPFSDSEGPFSVDGSDSETPAPHEEKSSTGKHTATPSAATAAQQRLHPDSSTSSYRKSPYKENNHSHKKEESKKNHLEPSAPGPRHPQPDSDSGGNHCAPLPESAGTSKISTTTTCDVDCPEDNGPKARLMLRYPDGQREQISLSSKAKLLALVRHVQSKGYPNERFELVTNFPRRKLAHLDYDITLQEAGLCPQETVFVQERN, from the exons ATGCGCCTCATCTATGTTGTTGTTTGTGGCGGTAAGATGGCGGCGCTCGGAGATACCTCAGCTCCGGGGGTGAACGGGTTAATACAACAATTCACAGCAATAACag GAGCCACAGAGAGCGTAGGAAAACATATGCTGGAAGCATGCAACAACAACCTGGAGATGGCAGTGACCATGTTCCTAGATGGAGGCGGGATTGCAGAGGAGCCCAGCACCAGCTCCAGTTCTGCAGCGTCAAGCAGCAGAGCGCCCTCTACAGA TGAAGTGCGGGCTCCAATTCCTCAGAAGCAGGACATATTGGTGGAACCAGAACCCCTTTTTGGAG TGCCAAAGCGAAGAAGACCTGCTCGATCAATATTTGATGGTTTCCGAGACTTTCAGACGGAAACAA TCCGCCAGGAACAGGAGCTGCGTAACGGTGGAACAGTGGATAAGAAACTGAGCACCCTGGCAGACCTTTTCCGTCCTCCCATTGAGCTCATGCACAAAGGCAGCTTTGAGACG GCTAAAGACTGTGGACAGATGGAAAACAAATGGCTAATGATCAACATACAAAATGTTCAGGACTTTGCCTGCCAGTGTCTGAACAGAGATGTGTGGAGTAATGATTCAGTGAAGACCATCATCAGAGAACACTTCATATTCTGGCAG GTATATCATGATAGTGAAGAGGGACAAAGATACATCCAGTTCTATAAGCTGAACAAGTTTCCCTACATTTCGATCCTGGATCCACGCACAG GTCAAAAAATGGTGGAGTGGAACCAGCTGGATGTGGCGTCGTTCCTGGAGCAGGCAACTGGCTTCCTGGCAGAGCACGGGCAGCTCGACGGGCCGTCCTGCCACGCACCTCCTGCCAAACGAGCTCGCTCT GAGAGTTTAATCGATGCCAGTGAAGACAGTCAGTTGGAGGCAGCAATCCGAGCTTCTCTACAAGAGACCCACTACGAGTCCTCAAATGTCCCCGAACCCCCCGATTCTCCTCGATCAGACGACGAATCGGATGCAGAGCCTTTCTCTGACAGCGAAGGGCCTTTCTCTGTTGACGGCTCAGACAGCGAGACGCCAGCACCCCATGAAGAGAAAAGTTCGACCGGCAAACACACTGCGACCCCCTctgcagccactgcagcccagCAGCGTCTTCATCCTGATAGCTCCACTTCTTCCTACAGAAAATCACCgtacaaagaaaacaaccaCAGTCACAAGAAAGAGGAGAGCAAAAAGAACCACCTGGAGCCCTCGGCTCCCGGGCCTCGTCATCCCCAGCCTGATTCAGACTCTGGTGGGAATCACTGCGCCCCACTACCTGAAAGCGCAGGAACTTCGAAGATCAGCACCACCACAACCTGTGATGTGGACTGTCCTGAGGACAATG gtCCCAAAGCCAGGTTGATGCTCCGCTACCCCGATGGACAGAGAGAGCAAATTTCATTGTCTTCTAAAGCAAAACTTTTG GCCCTGGTAAGACATGTCCAGTCCAAGGGTTATCCTAACGAACGCTTCGAACTCGTCACCAACTTCCCCAGAAGGAAGCTCGCCCACTTGGACTATGACATCACGCTGCAGGAGGCAGGGCTGTGTCCACAGGAGACTGTATTTGTGCAGGAGAGGAACTAG